In Dyella terrae, one DNA window encodes the following:
- the glpK gene encoding glycerol kinase GlpK, which translates to MDKRYILALDQGTTSSRALLFDRHGALKGMAQREFPQHFPQPGWVEHHPRDILTSILVSVTEVLTTAQVDIRDVAAIGITNQRETTVVWDRLTGQPIYNAIVWQSRQSLSICERLQGEGFGELVRKKTGLLIDAYFSATKLRWILDHVDGAQARAERGELLFGTIETWLIWNLSGGEAHVTDASNAARTLLYDIHARRWDDELLAMLDIPQAMLPEVRSCSEIYAHTDPANFFGQAIPIAGAAGDQQAALFGQACFKPGMAKNTYGTGCFMLMHTGARPVPSHHGLLTTIAWQLGGEVEYALEGSIFVAGAVVQWLRDGLRMLASAEESRMLAEAVASTDGVYVVPAFVGLGAPYWRSDVRGAMFGLTRGTEKEHLVRAALESMAYQTRDVFKAMEADAGIALAELRADGGAIANDFIAQFQCDILNVPLLRPRVAETTALGAAYLAGLAVGFWRDRDELAQLHQPERRFDPVMEPEERDRLCRGWHRAVEATLGYRVAE; encoded by the coding sequence TTGGATAAGCGCTACATCCTCGCCCTCGATCAAGGCACGACCAGTTCCCGTGCGTTGCTCTTTGATCGGCATGGCGCGCTCAAGGGCATGGCCCAGCGCGAATTCCCACAGCATTTCCCCCAGCCTGGCTGGGTGGAACATCATCCGCGCGACATCCTGACCAGCATTCTCGTCTCTGTCACGGAAGTACTCACGACGGCGCAAGTCGACATCCGCGATGTGGCCGCGATCGGCATCACGAATCAACGCGAAACCACCGTGGTGTGGGATCGCTTGACGGGACAACCGATCTACAACGCCATCGTCTGGCAATCCCGTCAAAGCCTCTCCATTTGCGAGCGGCTCCAGGGCGAGGGATTCGGTGAGCTCGTGCGCAAGAAGACCGGCCTCCTCATCGATGCCTATTTTTCCGCGACCAAGCTGCGCTGGATCCTCGATCATGTCGATGGTGCACAAGCACGTGCAGAGCGTGGCGAGCTGCTCTTCGGTACGATCGAGACCTGGCTTATCTGGAACCTCAGTGGCGGTGAGGCCCATGTCACCGATGCGAGCAATGCCGCGCGTACGCTCCTCTACGACATCCATGCACGACGGTGGGATGACGAACTGCTCGCGATGCTCGACATTCCACAAGCTATGCTCCCCGAAGTGCGCAGCTGCAGCGAGATCTATGCGCATACCGATCCCGCGAACTTCTTCGGCCAGGCCATACCCATCGCAGGTGCGGCAGGTGATCAGCAGGCAGCCCTGTTCGGCCAGGCATGCTTCAAGCCCGGCATGGCGAAGAATACCTACGGGACCGGCTGCTTCATGCTGATGCACACGGGAGCCAGGCCCGTCCCTTCGCATCACGGGCTGCTGACCACGATCGCCTGGCAACTTGGTGGTGAGGTGGAGTACGCCCTGGAAGGCAGCATCTTCGTCGCGGGCGCCGTCGTGCAATGGCTTCGCGACGGATTGCGCATGCTGGCCAGCGCCGAAGAATCCCGGATGCTCGCCGAAGCGGTGGCCTCCACGGATGGCGTCTATGTGGTTCCGGCGTTCGTCGGCCTCGGCGCACCCTATTGGCGCAGCGATGTAAGAGGTGCCATGTTCGGCCTCACGCGCGGCACGGAGAAGGAGCATCTTGTTCGTGCCGCGCTCGAGTCGATGGCCTATCAAACACGCGACGTATTCAAGGCCATGGAAGCCGATGCAGGCATCGCACTGGCCGAGCTGCGGGCCGACGGCGGCGCCATCGCCAACGACTTCATCGCCCAGTTTCAGTGCGACATCCTCAACGTGCCCCTGTTGCGACCGCGCGTTGCCGAAACGACGGCGCTTGGTGCCGCATATCTTGCCGGGCTGGCTGTCGGTTTCTGGCGCGATCGCGATGAATTGGCTCAGCTGCATCAGCCTGAGCGACGATTCGATCCCGTGATGGAGCCGGAAGAACGGGACCGCCTATGCCGCGGTTGGCACCGTGCCGTCGAAGCGACCCTGGGTTACCGGGTCGCCG